ATGCTGGCCGGCACGTCGCCGTGGATTCTCAAGGACTTCCGCTCGCCGCGCCGCCCACTGCCGGGCATTCAGGACTACTTCAACCGCAAGGGTCTCATCAGCGACCGGGGCGAGCGCAAGCTGGCGTTCTACGAGCTGCAGCGCTTCTACCTGGAACTGCGCGCCGCCCATCCCGATCCCGGCGCGGAACGGTGATCCGCCCCCCCGTCCTCCCTCCATCGCGAGACAAACGTTGAACCATCCATCGGGTGTGTGGATGGCGGGAAGCGTGTGCTCGCGGCGGCCATTGACGTGGGTCACAGGCGCATCTACTGTGAGATTCATCTTATCACTCGATCTGTACCGGTCTGATGACTGATTTTCGTCTGGATGGACGCGTGGTGGTGGTCACCGGCGGATACGGCGTGCTGGGCGGCGGACTGGCGAGCGGGCTGGCCGCGGCGGGTGCGCGCATCGTGGTGCTGGGCCGGCGCCGCGAGCAGGCCGAGGCCAAGGCGGAGCAGATCCGCGCCGCGGGCGGCGAAGCGATGGCCGTGGTGGCCGACGCGCTGGACCGCGGGCAGCTGGCCGATGCCTGCACCGAGGTGGTGGGCGAGTGGGGGCGGGTGGACGCGCTGGTGAACGGCGCGGGCGGCAACGTGGCCGCGGCGCGCAACGACGACCGCCCCGTGTTCGAGGTGGCGCCGGACGCGTTCGACCAGGTGCTGCAGCTGAACCTGCACGCGACCATCACGCCGTCGCTGGTCTTCGGCAAGGCGATGGCGGATCGCGGTGCGGGGAGCATCGTCAACATCTCGTCGATGGCGGCCATGCAGGCCATCAGCGGGGTGATGGGCTACTCCATCGCCAAGGCGGGGATCGACAACTTCACCCGCTGGCTGGCCGTGGACCTCGCGCGCCGATACGGTGGCGGGATGCGTGTGAACGCCGTCGCGCCCGGCTTCTTCATCAGCGAGCAGAACCGCGCCGTGCTGGTGCAGCCGGACGGATCGCCCACCGCCCGCGCCAACACCATCATCAACCGCACGCCCATGGGCCGCTTCGGCGAGGCGGAGGAACTCGTCGGCGCGGTGCAGTGGCTGTGCAGCGACGCCGCATCCTTCGTGACCGGCATCGTGGTCCCGGTGGATGGCGGATTCAGCGCCTTCAGCGGGGTCTGAGGAGAAAAGAAGTGCCCAGGATCGAGTGCCCAGTGCCCAGGATCAAGGGCCCGGGGTAAGGCCTCATGCCCCAACGCGCACCTGACACTCTCGTACTTTCGTACTCCCGTACTCTCGTACTTCGCCGTCCCCCCTCCCCATCCGTTCCGCCACACTCGATGCCGACCCAACCCGCCATCCGTCATTTGGTCCGACTGGGAACAAAGCCTTTCCGATGTCTGTTTCCCGCCATCGCCGCGCTGATTGTCTCCGCGTGCGGCGGATCGCGCGAGCCGGTGGTGGTGGCCGCGGTGGGCGAGTGGAGCGGGCCCGACGAGATCGCCCTCAAGCAGGGGATTGAACTCGCCGTGCAGCAGGTGAACGACGCGGGCGGGGTGAACGGGCGCCCGCTGCGGGTGGACTTTCACGATGACAAGCACGACGTGACCGAAGCCGCGCGCGTGGCCGCCGAACTGGTCGCCGACCCCGAGGTCGTCGCCGTCCTCGGCCACACGCGGTCGGACCCCACGCTGGTCGCCATGAAGGTCTACGACGGGCAGATGCCCGTCATCAACCCGCGGCTGAGCTCGCCGGACCTCACCGGGCTTTCCACCTGGCTCTTCCAGGCCGTCCCCACGGATTCGGCGTACAGCGCGGCGGTCGTGCGCTTCGCGGCGGAGCGCGGGCTGCGGCGCACGGCGCTGCTCTTCAACAACACCGCGCGCGGGCGCGCGACGGCGGAGCACTTTCAGAAGCAGTACCGCGGCAGCGTGGTGGCCATGGACCCCGCCTACTTTCCCGCGCCGCTCCCGGGCGACCTCAAGACGTTCGTCGATTACCATCGGCAGCAGGCGCCGGACCTGGTGTTCGCCCCCATCGGCGAGCCCAAGGAGTACATCCAGCAGGCGCAGGCGCAGGGGCTGCGCGCCGTGGTGGTGGGGTGGGATGTGTGGTCGTCGCAGACGCGCGATCCCTCGCTCCCCGGCGACTTCTACCACGTCGTCCCGGTGGATCTGGCCTCGCAGCGGGACGAGACGCGCGCCTTCCTGCGGGCGTTCCGCAACGCGGCGCACGCGGAGCCTACGCCCTTTGCCGCCATCGGCTATGACGCCACGCGGCTCATCGCCCGGGCCGCGGCGGAGGGCGGCGACCGCGCCGGCATCCGCCGCTGGCTGGCGGCGCTGCGGCCGGAAAGCGCGCAGGCCGGAGTGATCGGCTCGCTTTCCTTTGCGCCGGACGGCACCGCGGTGGGGCCGGAGCCGGTGATCGTTCCCGTGCGGACGGCGGCGGCTTCCGCGGGAGGGCGGCCGTGAGGGCGCGGGGGCAGGCCCGCACCATGGCGGGCGCGCTGCGGGCGGGGATGGCCGCCGTCTGCGTGCTGCTGGTGGCGGGAGGGGTGATGAGCTGGTGGTCCGTGCGCCAGCAGTCGCGCGAGGTGCGCGCCACCATGAACGTGGTGCAGCAGGAGGTGGATCTGACGCTGCGCCTGTCCACGGGGATCGCGCAGGAACTGCTGGGGGCGGAGCGCTACCTGGACGGCGACCGCGCCGGGCGGCAGGACTTTGACAAGCTGGGCTTTCAGGTACGGCGCGACTACCGCGCCTTGGACCGGCTGGCCGGCCGCAATGCGCAGGACGCGGGGCTGGTGAGCGGCATCATGCGCAACGTGGCGGATGCGGAGGCTCACTACGCCATGGCGCACCGGCTGGCGGACCTGGGACGCGCGGGCGAGGCACAGGCGCGCGCCGCCCGGGCCGCCCCGCACACCCGCGACGCACTGGCCGCGCTGGCGGGGCTGGGCGAGGTGCAGCGGCGCGCCATCGCCGACGCGTCCGCCGGGCTGGAGGTGGCGGCGCAGCGGCGGATGTGGCTGCAGATGGCGCTGCTGCTGGGCGCCGTGCTGCTGGCCGCGTGGATCGCGCGCCGGACGATCCGCGCCGTCGCCGGGCCGCTGGCCTCCGTGGTGGACCACGCGCGGCGGCTGAGCGAGGGCGACCTGGGCGCGCGCACGCGGACGGACGGGCTCCCCGCGGAGTTCGTCGTCCTCGCCAGCTCCATGAACCAGGCCGCCGCGTCGCTGGAAGAGGTGGCCACCGTCGTCGTGCGCACCGCGGACCAGCTGGCGGAATCGGCCAACGCGGTGGCCGCGGGCGCGGAGCAGATCACCGCCACCGCGTCGGAGGTGGCGGAAAGCATGGGCCACGTATCCACCGGCGCGGAAGACCAGGTCGCCCAGCTACGGCGGGTGGACGCCGCGCTGGCCGGCATCGGCGACAGCGCGCGCGAGGCGGGGGAGGGCGCGGGAGAGGTTCGGACGCTGGCGGAATCCATCGGACAGTCGGCGCAGGCCCGGCGCGTGGAGGTGGGGCACTCGGTGGAGGTGCTGCGCGGCGTGCGCGATTCCGTGCACACCGCGGCGGAAGAGGTGGAGGCGCTGCGCGAGGCCACGGCGCACATCCGCCGCTTCGTGGACCTGGTGCGCGCCATCAGCAGCCAGTCGGACCTGCTGGCGCTGAACGCGGCCATCGAGGCGGCGCGCGCGGGCGAGCACGGCCGCGGCTTCGCGGTGGTGGCGGATGAGGTGCGCAAGCTGGCGGAGCAGACGCAGAACGCCGCCGCCGAGGTCATCGGCACCACGCGGCTGGTGACGGGGCGCATCGAGACCGCCGCGCGGTCGATGACGGAGGGCGTGGCGCGAGTGGGGGAGATCGAGCGCGTGTCGCACAACCTGGACGCCGCGCTGGCGGAGATCGCCGGGGCCGCGGCGCGCACCGGCGAGGCGGCGGCACGGGTGAGCGACGTCGTCATCCACAACACGCAGGCCGTGCACGCCGCGGCCGTGGGATTGACGGAAATCGCCGCGCGCGCCGAGTCCAACGCGGCGTCGGCGGAAGAGGTGAGCGCCGCCACGCAGGAGCAGAGCGCGGGGTGCGAGGAGGTGAGCGCCATCGCCGCGGACCTGCTCGTGGGGAGCACGCGGCTGCGCGAGGCGGTGGGGCGTTTCCGGCTGGGCGCGGCGGTGCCATCCACCGCGACGCTTTCGGAGGATGACGAGACACCCGCGCCGTGGACGGAATCCGCGCGGGGCGAACTGGTGGCGACGGGATCAGGGAGATAGACGGATGCGGATGACCTTTCGGTGGTTCGGCCCGGATGATCCGGTGCCGCTGGAGCACATCGGCCAGATCCCCGGCGTGGGCGGAATCGTAAGCTCGCTGCACGATGTGCCGCCCGGCGAAGCGTGGACGCGCGACGGGCTGGAGCGCATAAACGGCATGATCCGCGGCGCCGGGCTACGGTGGGACGTGGTGGAATCCATCCCCGTGCACGAGGACGTAAAGCTCGGCCGCCCGGAGCGCGAGCGGTGGGCGGACGCGTGGTGCCGCTCCCTCGAACTCGTCGGCGCGATGGGGATTCCCGTCGTCTGCTACAACTTCATGCCGGTGTTCGACTGGACGCGGACGGAGCTGGCCATGCCCATGCCGGACGGCAGCACCGCGCTGGCGTACGATGATGAAGCCTTGCGCCGCATCGACCTGTCCAACGGCACGGGCGACCTTCCCGGCTGGGCCGCCGCCTACGACGCGGAGGCGCTCGGCGCGCTGCTGGAGGGGTATCGCTCGGTAGATAACGAGCGGCTGTGGGACAATCTCGCCTGGTTCCTGGAGCGCGTCGTTCCCGTGGCGGAAAGCGCGGGGGTGCGGCTCGCCATCCACCCGGACGATCCGCCGTGGCCCATCTTCGGGTTGCCGCGGATCATCACGGACGGCGCGGCGCTGGAGCGCGTCTGCCGGCTGGTGGACAGCCCGATGAACGGGGTGACGTTCTGCACCGGATCCCTCGGCGCGGACCCGGCGAACGACCTGCCGGCCATGGTGCGCCGCCTCCCCGGGCGCATTCACTTCGCGCACTGCCGCAACGTGCGGGTGACGGGGGAGCGGGCCTTTCACGAGGCGCCGCATCCGTCGCGCTTCGGCAGCGTGGACATGCGCGCCGTGCTGGGCGCGCTTCGGGAGATCGGCTTCGACGGCCCCATGCGGCCGGACCACGGGCGGATGATCTGGGGCGAGCGGGGGCGTCCGGGCTACGGCCTGTTCGACCGCGCGCTGGGAGCGACGTATCTGCAGGGCATCTGGGAAGGGCTGGGCGGCGCGGACTGATCCGCGCCCCCATCCACACCTCTCACGCGGGGCGCGGTGACGCCCCGCCGCAACGTCATTGGAGGAGCACGCCATGGCCGCAGTCCACGTCCCGCAGACCCCGCCCGGCACCCCGCCCGCCGCTCCCGACGGAGTGATGACGCGCTACCGGTGGACGATCTGCGCGCTGCTCTTCTTTGCGACGACCATCAACTACATCGACCGGCAGGTGCTGGGCATCCTGGCGCCTTCCCTTGAAAAAGAGCTGGGATGGAGCGAGGTGGACTACGGCGCCATCGTGTCGTGGTTCACCTTTGCCTACGGCCTGGGATTCCTGGTGATGGGCCGCCTGCTGGACCGCATCGGCGTGCGGAAGGGGTTTGCGCTGGCGATCGTGTCGTGGAGCCTGGCGGCGATGGCGCACGCGTTCGCCCGCGGGGCGGGCGGATTTTCCCTCGCCCGCGCGGCGCTGGGGCTGGGCGAGTCGGGCAACTTTCCCGGCGCCATCAAGGCCACCGCGGAGTGGTTTCCCCGGCGCGAGCGCGCGTTCGCGACGGGGATCTTCAACGCGGGCAGCAACGTGGGCGCCATCGCCGCGCCCCTGCTGGTGCCGTGGATCACGCTGAACTACGGCTGGCGGATGGCGTTCATCGTCACCGGCGCGCTGGGCTTCGTGTGGCTCGCCTTCTGGCTGCTTCTGTACCGCGAGCCGGAGAAGCATCCGCGCGTGTCTGCAGCGGAGCTGGCGCACATCCGCAGCGATCCGGCGGAAAGCACGGCGCACGTGCCCTGGCTGCGGCTGCTGCGACACCGGCAGACGTGGGCGTTCTTTCTGGGCAAGCTGATGACGGACCCGGTGTGGTGGTTCTACCTGTTCTGGCTGCCCAAGTACCTGGATTCGCGCTGGGACGTGCAGCTTTCCGCGCTGGCCGCGCCGCTGGTGGTCATCTACCTGATCGCGGACGTGGGCTCGGTGGGCGGCGGATGGGTGAGCAGCGCGCTGATCAAGCGCGGATGGACGGTGAATGCGGGGCGCAAGACGGCCATGCTGATCGCGGCGCTGCTGATCGTGCCGACGATGCTGGCGCCGCGGGCGGGGAGCATGTGGGTGGCCGTGGCGATCGTGAGCGTGGCGGCGGCGGCGCACCAGTGGTGGAGCGCCAACCTGTTCACGCTGGTGAGCGACACCTTTCCGCGGCGCGCGGTGGGCTCGGTCGTCGGCATCGGCGGGTTCGCCGGGGCGATGGGCGGGTTCGCGTTCCAGCGCGCGACGGGGTACGTGCTGGAGCGCACGGGGAGCAACTACAGCATCATCTTTACCGTGTGCGGATTGGCGTACATCAGCGCACTGGTGATCATCCACCTGCTGGTGCCGCGGCTGGAGCAGGCGGATCTGGAGTCGTAGGGCTTCACGGCGGCCCCACCCGGGCCGGCACCACCGGCCCACCCGCCCCCCGCGAGAGCGGATGAATCCGCCGCTCAGACAGCGGGAACCCCCGACATACCGCGCTTCGCGCGATGTTCGGGGCTTCAACTGCATGGGCATCCGCATCGAGATTGCCATCCGCAGTCCGCGGAGGCGGACTTGGTGTCTTTCGAGGCGCGGTTTCAACCGCCGGGCGGAAGCCGCCGATCCGCGCCGCACCGGCCCCGGCGCTGAGGTCTCCCCCTCTCCCGCTTGCGGGAGAGGGGGCCGGGGGGAGAGGGGTGCCCGCGGCCGCGCCAATCCATCCGAAGCACACCAGACCGCGGTTCTCCCCTCTCCGCGCTTCTGCTTCGGCCGGGAGGGGAGCGGGGAGGGGAGCGGGGAGGGGCCGGGGGAGGGGCCTCCAAGCCGTCCGCCCGCACCGCACCATCCGCAACGCACGGCACTGGTGTGTGCTCCCTCTCCCACATCCGTTCGTGGGAGAGGGTCGTCGTGCGCAGCACGCGGGGTGAGGGCGCCACTCTCCGGCGCGCACCAGCCCTCCCTCGTCCCGCTGAGTTCCTCTTCCGCCGACGTCCGGACCCAGCTCCCGCCCCATCCCCGCCCATGCAGCAGCGCGGATTATCCGCACATCAACGTGCTTGACAGTCCGCGCGGCGAAGCATAGGTTCTCAGGTCATAAGATGAATTGATCTGTCGCCGTGATGGATGCCGATGGAAGACCGTCCAGGGCGGGTGCAGCGGCAGAGCCTGTCCGACGAGCTGGCGCAGCGGGTTCGGCGGCTCATTCAGCAGCGGGACCTGCAGCCGGGCGACCGGCTGCCCAGCATTCTGCGGCTGGCCCGCGACTTCGGCGTGGCGCCGCCCACGGTGCGCGAGGCGCTGCGCAAGCTTGAGATGCTGGGCGTGGTGGACATCCGCCACGGGCTGGGCGTGTTCGTGGGCAGCGACAGCGATCCGCTGCTGGTGCGCAACCCGTTCGAGGGCGCGCCCGGCGCGCGCATGCTGCTGGACCTGGTGGACGCCCGCATCAGCATCGAGCCCACCTGCGTCGCGCTGGCCGCGGAGAACGCCACCCCCGCGCAGCTGGCCGCCCTGGGCGCCCTGCTGGACCGCGCGGAAGAGGCGCTCCCCGCCGCCGAGGCCGCGCTCAACGAAGCCAACCTGGGCTTTCACCGCGAAATCGCCCGCGCGTCCGGCAACCTGGTGCTGCACCAGCTTCTGGACGCGCTGGGCACCGCCATGCGGCAGGAGCAGCGCATCGTGAACCACACCCGCCCGCTTCGCGAGCGGTTCCATGCGGAGCACCTGGCCATCCTGCGCGCTCTCGAGCAGCGGGACCCGGCACAGGCCGTCGAGAGGATGCGGACCCACCTGGAAGGCGTGCGACAAGCGCTGCTCACGGCCGGGTCCCCCGACATCAATCCAACGTGAAGATCACCGACATCCGGGCCACGCCCGTGACCGTGCCGCTGCAGGCGCCGCTGCGCCACGCCAACGGCGCCCACTGGGGCCGCTTCGTTCGCACCATCGTGGAGGTGGAGACGGACGAGGGGCTCATCGGGCTGGGCGAAATGGGCGGCGGGGGAGAGGCCGCGACAGCCGCCTTCGAGGGGCTCAAGCCCTACCTGCTGGGGCGCGACCCCGCCCAGCTGGAGGAAATGCGCTTTCTGATCGCCAACCCCACCGCCTCGCTGTACAACAACCGCACGCAGATCCTGGCCGCGCTGGAGTTCGCCTGCCTGGACCTGATGGGGCAGAAGTGGGGCGTGCCGGTGCACGACATCCTGGGCGGCAAGCTGCGCGACAAGGTGCCGTTCGCCTCCTACCTCTTCTTTCGCTACGCGGATGGGGACGGGCGCGGCGAGGTGCGCACGGTGGATCAGGTCGTGGCCGAGGCGCTGGCGCTCAAGGCGCAGCACGGGTTCACCTCGCACAAGCTCAAGGGCGGCGTGTTCGCGCCGCGCTACGAGCTCGAGGCGTACCGGGCGATGGCGGAGGCGCTTCCCGGCGACTCGTTCCGCTTCGATCCCAACGGCGTGTGGAGTACCGAGCAGGCCATCTGGTTCGGCCAGCACATCGAGGACCTGAACAACGACTACCTCGAGGACCCCGTCTACGGGATGCACGGCATGCGGCGCGCGCGCGAAAAGCTGCGCATGCCGCTGGCGACCAACACCGTCGTCGTGGGCTTCGAGCAGCTTGCCGCCAACGTGCTGCAGACGGCAGTGGATGTGATCCTGCTCGACACGACGTTCTGGGGCGGCATCCGGCCGTGCGTAAAGGCGGCGTGCATCTGCGACACGTTCCAGCTGGGCGTGGCGGTGCACAGCAGTGGCGAGCTGGGGATTCAGCTGGCGACCATGCTGCACCTGGGCGCCGTGCTCCCCAACCTGACCTTCGCCGCGGACGCGCACTATCACCACCTTGCGGACGACGTGATCACCGGCGGGCTGATGAAGTACCGCGACGGGTGCATCGACGTCCCCACGGGGCCGGGGCTGGGGGTGACGCTGGACCGCGACAAGCTGGCGCAGTACCACGAGAATTTTCTGCGGCTGGGGGGATACCCCTACGATCAGGATCCCATGCGGCCGGGGTGGACGCCGCTGATCCCCAACAGCCGCTGGGCCGATCCGCTGGATGCACGGACGCCGGTGATTCCGCGGTAGTACGGCGGTTCTGGTGGATGGATCGAGCGCGGCGGGCGGAGTTCACGGGCGGCCCCCACCCGGGCTCGTACTACTCGCCCACCCTCCCCCAAAAAAGACTGGGGGAGGGTTGGGGCGCGGCGGAGGGTCTGGTGCAATAGGCGGAGATTGGCGGTTGAGCGGATTCTCTTGAGCGAATGAATCCGCCGCTCGAACAGCGGGAACCCCCGACACGGCGCTATTCGCGCCCCGTTCGGGGCTTCACCTGCGACAAGCGATAGTCGCCGGATCGCACTGGACGCCGCGCTCGCGCTGAGGTCTCCCCCTCTCCCGCTTGCGGGAGAGGGGGCCGGGGGGAGAGGGGCGCCCGAGGCCGCGCCAAACTCCGTCGCGCCGGGCAGCAAACTCCGCCCGCGACCAACCGCGCGCCCGGAGCCGCAGCCGGCGCTCGCGCTGAGGTCTCCCTTTCTCCCGCGGAGCGGGGGAGAGGGCCGGGGAGAGGGGGCCCGTCCGCGTGCGCCGCACCGTCCGGAACGCAGCCGACCCGCAGTTCTCCCCTCTCCGTGCGTCTGTTTGCACGGGGAGGGGCCGGGGGAGGGGCCTCCCCGCAGAGGACGCACGCTGTACCTGATCGTCCACACCGAACCGGCTCGTGATACAGCCCGGCTTGGTTCGCCGCGTTTGTCAGCCGGCAGCACAAAAGAACTGCACGCGGGCCCGCGCCACGGTCCGCCCCTTCAGCGGACCAGTGAACGGGACCATGAAGACTGCCCTCCTCCGCATCGCCCTCGTCCTCGCCGCGCTGGGCACCGCCGCCCCTCTGCGCGCCGACGACGGCTACGACCTGTGGCTGCGCTACTCGCTCGTCAAGGACGCCACGCGCCTGGCCGAGTACCGCGCCGCCATTCCGCGCATCGTCATCGACTCGCGCACGCCCACGCTGGCCGCCGCCCGCGACGAGCTGGGCCGCGGCCTGCGCGGGCTGCTGGGCGCCGAGCTCCCGTTCACGCCGCGGGGGCCGCGCGGGCCGTATCTGCTGGCGGGGACGCCGTCCTCATCCCGCGAGATCGACGCGCTGGAGCTGAAGCGCGAACTGCTCGCGGCGGGGAGCGAGGGCTACGTCATCCGCTCCATGGACGTCGGCGGGCGGCAGGCCACGGTGATCGCGGCGAACACCGACGTCGGCGTGCTGTACGGCGTGTTCCATCTCCTCCGCCACATGCAGACGGAGGGCTCGCTGGAAGGGCTGCGCATCGAGGAAAAGCCCCGGGTGGAACGGCGCATCCTCAATCACTGGGACAACCTGGACCGCAGCGTGGAGCGCGGGTAC
This genomic interval from Longimicrobium terrae contains the following:
- a CDS encoding SDR family oxidoreductase; translation: MTDFRLDGRVVVVTGGYGVLGGGLASGLAAAGARIVVLGRRREQAEAKAEQIRAAGGEAMAVVADALDRGQLADACTEVVGEWGRVDALVNGAGGNVAAARNDDRPVFEVAPDAFDQVLQLNLHATITPSLVFGKAMADRGAGSIVNISSMAAMQAISGVMGYSIAKAGIDNFTRWLAVDLARRYGGGMRVNAVAPGFFISEQNRAVLVQPDGSPTARANTIINRTPMGRFGEAEELVGAVQWLCSDAASFVTGIVVPVDGGFSAFSGV
- a CDS encoding ABC transporter substrate-binding protein, with the translated sequence MVRLGTKPFRCLFPAIAALIVSACGGSREPVVVAAVGEWSGPDEIALKQGIELAVQQVNDAGGVNGRPLRVDFHDDKHDVTEAARVAAELVADPEVVAVLGHTRSDPTLVAMKVYDGQMPVINPRLSSPDLTGLSTWLFQAVPTDSAYSAAVVRFAAERGLRRTALLFNNTARGRATAEHFQKQYRGSVVAMDPAYFPAPLPGDLKTFVDYHRQQAPDLVFAPIGEPKEYIQQAQAQGLRAVVVGWDVWSSQTRDPSLPGDFYHVVPVDLASQRDETRAFLRAFRNAAHAEPTPFAAIGYDATRLIARAAAEGGDRAGIRRWLAALRPESAQAGVIGSLSFAPDGTAVGPEPVIVPVRTAAASAGGRP
- a CDS encoding methyl-accepting chemotaxis protein, which codes for MRARGQARTMAGALRAGMAAVCVLLVAGGVMSWWSVRQQSREVRATMNVVQQEVDLTLRLSTGIAQELLGAERYLDGDRAGRQDFDKLGFQVRRDYRALDRLAGRNAQDAGLVSGIMRNVADAEAHYAMAHRLADLGRAGEAQARAARAAPHTRDALAALAGLGEVQRRAIADASAGLEVAAQRRMWLQMALLLGAVLLAAWIARRTIRAVAGPLASVVDHARRLSEGDLGARTRTDGLPAEFVVLASSMNQAAASLEEVATVVVRTADQLAESANAVAAGAEQITATASEVAESMGHVSTGAEDQVAQLRRVDAALAGIGDSAREAGEGAGEVRTLAESIGQSAQARRVEVGHSVEVLRGVRDSVHTAAEEVEALREATAHIRRFVDLVRAISSQSDLLALNAAIEAARAGEHGRGFAVVADEVRKLAEQTQNAAAEVIGTTRLVTGRIETAARSMTEGVARVGEIERVSHNLDAALAEIAGAAARTGEAAARVSDVVIHNTQAVHAAAVGLTEIAARAESNAASAEEVSAATQEQSAGCEEVSAIAADLLVGSTRLREAVGRFRLGAAVPSTATLSEDDETPAPWTESARGELVATGSGR
- the uxuA gene encoding mannonate dehydratase gives rise to the protein MRMTFRWFGPDDPVPLEHIGQIPGVGGIVSSLHDVPPGEAWTRDGLERINGMIRGAGLRWDVVESIPVHEDVKLGRPERERWADAWCRSLELVGAMGIPVVCYNFMPVFDWTRTELAMPMPDGSTALAYDDEALRRIDLSNGTGDLPGWAAAYDAEALGALLEGYRSVDNERLWDNLAWFLERVVPVAESAGVRLAIHPDDPPWPIFGLPRIITDGAALERVCRLVDSPMNGVTFCTGSLGADPANDLPAMVRRLPGRIHFAHCRNVRVTGERAFHEAPHPSRFGSVDMRAVLGALREIGFDGPMRPDHGRMIWGERGRPGYGLFDRALGATYLQGIWEGLGGAD
- a CDS encoding MFS transporter, with protein sequence MAAVHVPQTPPGTPPAAPDGVMTRYRWTICALLFFATTINYIDRQVLGILAPSLEKELGWSEVDYGAIVSWFTFAYGLGFLVMGRLLDRIGVRKGFALAIVSWSLAAMAHAFARGAGGFSLARAALGLGESGNFPGAIKATAEWFPRRERAFATGIFNAGSNVGAIAAPLLVPWITLNYGWRMAFIVTGALGFVWLAFWLLLYREPEKHPRVSAAELAHIRSDPAESTAHVPWLRLLRHRQTWAFFLGKLMTDPVWWFYLFWLPKYLDSRWDVQLSALAAPLVVIYLIADVGSVGGGWVSSALIKRGWTVNAGRKTAMLIAALLIVPTMLAPRAGSMWVAVAIVSVAAAAHQWWSANLFTLVSDTFPRRAVGSVVGIGGFAGAMGGFAFQRATGYVLERTGSNYSIIFTVCGLAYISALVIIHLLVPRLEQADLES
- a CDS encoding FadR/GntR family transcriptional regulator, which translates into the protein MEDRPGRVQRQSLSDELAQRVRRLIQQRDLQPGDRLPSILRLARDFGVAPPTVREALRKLEMLGVVDIRHGLGVFVGSDSDPLLVRNPFEGAPGARMLLDLVDARISIEPTCVALAAENATPAQLAALGALLDRAEEALPAAEAALNEANLGFHREIARASGNLVLHQLLDALGTAMRQEQRIVNHTRPLRERFHAEHLAILRALEQRDPAQAVERMRTHLEGVRQALLTAGSPDINPT
- a CDS encoding enolase C-terminal domain-like protein, with translation MKITDIRATPVTVPLQAPLRHANGAHWGRFVRTIVEVETDEGLIGLGEMGGGGEAATAAFEGLKPYLLGRDPAQLEEMRFLIANPTASLYNNRTQILAALEFACLDLMGQKWGVPVHDILGGKLRDKVPFASYLFFRYADGDGRGEVRTVDQVVAEALALKAQHGFTSHKLKGGVFAPRYELEAYRAMAEALPGDSFRFDPNGVWSTEQAIWFGQHIEDLNNDYLEDPVYGMHGMRRAREKLRMPLATNTVVVGFEQLAANVLQTAVDVILLDTTFWGGIRPCVKAACICDTFQLGVAVHSSGELGIQLATMLHLGAVLPNLTFAADAHYHHLADDVITGGLMKYRDGCIDVPTGPGLGVTLDRDKLAQYHENFLRLGGYPYDQDPMRPGWTPLIPNSRWADPLDARTPVIPR